The DNA sequence AATACTTTGTGTGATGGTAGGGTTGCTATATCATCTATCCAATTACCGGTCTGCAGCTCACCGCCTAGCGATTGATAATAACTAAGCAATGCATTCGCAATAGCTTGCGAACCTCCTATTGGTACTGGCCAGCCGTATTTATTACCTACAGCCGAAAGCACCAACGCAATGGCTGATGTAGTCCAGTTGCTCAATGGCTGAATGCCATGAGCCGCCATTCCTGCCCAGAGCGCAGCGCCCTGTTGGGTTTGAAAGCGGCGCGCTATCCAACTGGCGGGTTGCAGCGCATGCAAGCCAAAAGCTGCCAAATTCAGTGGTTTGTCTGGAAACCGCAGCGGACCCATAATATCCTTAGACAAGGATTCCCAATTTGTCATCAACGGCTCGATCAACCTTTTATATCGCTGCCCATCAACACCCAATCCATCTACCGTATCCGACAGATTATTATGCAAAAATGCCGTAGCGCCATTATCTAACGGGTGGGCGGCCGCATACCTCGGTAGCACAAATTCTAAACCGTGCGCTGCCAATGGCAACGAATTGAAGAAAGGCGAAGCCATTGCCATAGGGTGTATCGCTGAGCATACATCGTGCTTGAATCCCGGAAGCGTGAGTTCCTTTGTTCGCATGCCACCGCCAATCTGTTCATCACCTTCAATTAAAAGCGTGGAAAGACCTTGCTGTTGCAAAGTGATGGCGGCAGCAAGTCCATTAGGGCCAGAACCTACAATGATGGCGTCATATCTGCTCATGGATACATTGGGCTATTTAGATAAGGTACGAATATAGAATAGCTATCGCAAATTAATCGCATCCAGTATTTGGTTGTACGTCGTTTTCCACCGCCGTAGAATCGGTTGCATCCACGACAGCATCGTTTTTTTTATCGCTACCTGATCCGCAGGAGGTTGTAAAAATTAGGAATATAACTAATACTGAGGTAGTTTTCAAGATTTTCTTCATGATACATGATCTAATTAAGTGGTAAAGTATTTTCGGTAACGTGCTTTAAGTTCTTCTCGTTGCGTACTATCTAATTTGACAGCAGGATCGGTCTGCGACACCACGGTAGATACGACGATGTGCACCCCTTTGCCTTTTTCAATAAAAAGAACTGTAGGCGATGATATCCGTTTAATGGAATCGACACCAAGTATGGTATACGGATTCCACACAGCATCAAACTTTTCTAAAATCGCATAATAGCCTGGGCTCCCTTCTTTGGTTGTGGAAACGCTGCCCTCAATGAGTTCTTTGGTATCCCTGATGTCGTGAATATCTAGGTAGTAGATTGCGGCATGTTCTTCCTGTGCAAATTCGAACAACGGTTCTACCGCATTACGAAACCAAGGGCAACGAGGCCAGCCAAACAATACAATGCCATTCTCCAAGTTTAACACTTCATCCTCAGTGGCGTACACGACAGGAAGGCTATCGGGTAGCACTACCTGTACTCGGCTACTATCATTCAGGCTTTCTAATTCCTGTTTAAAGTTTGCCGCATCTTTCGGATGGATTACTACATCTGTATTTTTTACCGCATTTTTTACCGCAGCGGGATCATGACAACTGGCAAAAAAAACTGTCAGCCCTGCGCATATAGTCCAAATTATATTTCTTCCCATAAAATCTGTGTTATGTGTGATCATCTCCATACTGCTTAATATTTTCGCCGATATCCAGCACCTGCGCTTCTGGTTTGTGTTTTTTAATAAGGCTAGTGGCTACTGCCGAGCGGTAGCCCGAAGCACAGTGAACAGCAATTGGCTTATCGGTATTTATGCTATCGAGCTGCTCTTTGAGCCGTGATAATGGAATTACTTTAGTTTCTGCAAATACCGGCTTAGCTTTAGCCTCCTCCTCAGATCGCACATCTAAAATCAAGTATTGCGTTGGGTTTGCTTTGAAATCTGTCGTATCGAAAGTCGCAGATTTCTGATCGAATTGCTGCTCATCGTAGATCAGCACGCCTTTTACTAGCGCTTCGTATCCAATCTTCCCTATTTTTTCCAGACGCGGCTGGATGCTGGCTTGGTCTTCTACTATTAAATAAAAGGGTTCATCGGGTGCCACTAAAGTACCGAGCCAGGTTTCTGATTTACGTCGATCCGGGATATTTATAGCACCAGGAAGATGTCCAGCGCGAAATTGTTCTGCCGAGCGCGTATCGACAATCAAAGATTGCGGCTCTCCTCGAGGAATGGCGGAGAGCCTAGCCAATGTGCTCAAGGCAGGTAATAGCGGCTGAGCCCCGTCTCTATTAACCTCCACGGCGAAAGGAAAGTACACCGGCACATCTGGCTGGTCAAGCAGTAAGCGCGTTACAAATGCGTCTTCAGTCGTAGACTGAAAAGCAAAATTATTTTTTCTTTCATGTCCGATGGTGCTCACCTTTGCCTCACTCAGCCCATTGCCACATAAAGAGCCTGCTCCATGTGCTGGATATACCAGCACATCATCCGCTAACGGACTGTACTTATTGTGTATGGTCTCATACATTTGCTTGGCCAGATATTCCCTTTGCGAAGCGGCTTCGCCAGAATATTCCCGCAAATCCGGGCGGCCTACACCACCTAATAAGAGCGCATCTCCTGTAAATACCGCCACATCATTTCCATCCACTTCCAAAACTACGGACAAGCTATCGCTTGAATGCCCCGGTGTATTTATCGCACGAAGCGAAACTTTATCACTGATAGATAGTAGGTCCGATTCGTCAAAGGGTTGATGCGGATAAGTCGCCTTTGCCAGCTTACTTATCAAAACGGGTACATTTCGCTCTTGATGGATTTGTAAATGAGCACTAACAAAATCAGCATGCGTGTGCGTCTCAATCACCGCGATAATCTCCGCTCCGCGTGCTGCGGCATAATCATAATAGGGTTGCGGATCTCTAGAAGGATCAATTAAAACCAGTTTCTTACCCGCTTCTATCGCGTAAGAAAAATGCGATAAGCCTTCGTCTTCGAATTGTTTGATTTCGTAATCTACCGGCTTAGCCTCAGTACTAGTACAAGATAATATCTTGTTAGTACCTGCTATAGCGAATGCAAATAAGGATTGACGGATAAATAGTCTTCTTCTCATGTCGTGTGCTATTTAGGTGATTAATAAGTAAAAAGATTGTTTTCCATGTACCATTCCTTACCGGTGAGATAGTTTTCCTCTATTCTATCTAGTGTAATATGGATAGAATCTTGTTGTGCATCTAACCCACTGAGTATGATACGCCCTGTACTCGGCCTTTCATATTTCCAGCGAAAAATTCCCAATCCATCTCCCACGGCTGTATCGTACAATGCTTTTAAACCCACATCCCTCTTTTTG is a window from the Sphingobacterium sp. lm-10 genome containing:
- a CDS encoding MBL fold metallo-hydrolase produces the protein MRRRLFIRQSLFAFAIAGTNKILSCTSTEAKPVDYEIKQFEDEGLSHFSYAIEAGKKLVLIDPSRDPQPYYDYAAARGAEIIAVIETHTHADFVSAHLQIHQERNVPVLISKLAKATYPHQPFDESDLLSISDKVSLRAINTPGHSSDSLSVVLEVDGNDVAVFTGDALLLGGVGRPDLREYSGEAASQREYLAKQMYETIHNKYSPLADDVLVYPAHGAGSLCGNGLSEAKVSTIGHERKNNFAFQSTTEDAFVTRLLLDQPDVPVYFPFAVEVNRDGAQPLLPALSTLARLSAIPRGEPQSLIVDTRSAEQFRAGHLPGAINIPDRRKSETWLGTLVAPDEPFYLIVEDQASIQPRLEKIGKIGYEALVKGVLIYDEQQFDQKSATFDTTDFKANPTQYLILDVRSEEEAKAKPVFAETKVIPLSRLKEQLDSINTDKPIAVHCASGYRSAVATSLIKKHKPEAQVLDIGENIKQYGDDHT
- a CDS encoding NAD(P)/FAD-dependent oxidoreductase, which produces MSRYDAIIVGSGPNGLAAAITLQQQGLSTLLIEGDEQIGGGMRTKELTLPGFKHDVCSAIHPMAMASPFFNSLPLAAHGLEFVLPRYAAAHPLDNGATAFLHNNLSDTVDGLGVDGQRYKRLIEPLMTNWESLSKDIMGPLRFPDKPLNLAAFGLHALQPASWIARRFQTQQGAALWAGMAAHGIQPLSNWTTSAIALVLSAVGNKYGWPVPIGGSQAIANALLSYYQSLGGELQTGNWIDDIATLPSHKVLILDMTPKQLLQLKGCTFSKSYTRQLQQFRQGMGVFKIDWALSEKTPFRDLRCQEAATVHLGNTYAEIAENERASHLGKKVKKPFVLFTQQSAFDDQRAPAGKHTGWAYCHVPNGSPEDYTQEIEKQIERFAPGFRDTILARHTYSPAQLEAYNPNYIGGDINGGIMDIFQLYTRPVRSLTPYRTSLKQVYICSSSTPPGGGVHGMSGYHAAKTALKDHWGIVDAVGL